In one Sphingomonas sp. AP4-R1 genomic region, the following are encoded:
- a CDS encoding DedA family protein: protein MALEALVARYGLLAILAGAGIEGEAVVITGGVLAQRGLLPIWGVAAAAAVGSCLVDQLWFWLSRRYRDHRWVRKATHKPAFARALRWLERYPKAMILSFRFIYGLRTVTPVAIGTSAIPSRTFVPLNIVAAAIWGPAIAWAGYAFGSALGTWLHDIESLILVAIGVLLIVPLAVLLVRTISGRLRG, encoded by the coding sequence TTGGCGCTTGAAGCGCTCGTCGCGCGCTACGGGCTGCTCGCCATCCTGGCCGGCGCGGGCATCGAGGGAGAGGCCGTCGTCATCACCGGCGGCGTGCTGGCGCAGCGGGGGCTGCTGCCGATCTGGGGCGTGGCGGCGGCGGCGGCGGTGGGATCCTGCCTCGTCGATCAGCTCTGGTTCTGGCTGTCGCGCCGCTATCGCGATCACCGCTGGGTGCGCAAGGCCACGCACAAGCCCGCCTTCGCCCGCGCGCTGCGCTGGCTGGAGCGCTACCCGAAGGCGATGATCCTCTCCTTCCGCTTCATCTATGGCCTGCGGACCGTGACGCCGGTGGCGATCGGCACGTCCGCCATCCCGTCGCGCACGTTCGTGCCGCTCAACATCGTGGCGGCGGCGATCTGGGGACCGGCCATCGCCTGGGCGGGCTATGCGTTCGGCAGCGCGCTCGGCACCTGGCTGCACGACATCGAATCGCTGATCCTGGTTGCGATCGGCGTGCTGCTGATCGTGCCGCTGGCCGTGCTGCTGGTCCGCACGATCAGCGGCAGGCTGCGCGGATAG
- a CDS encoding ABC transporter permease: MSDGVATGWALAWRLARRELDLRFRGLRLLLVCLFLGVGALAAIGSLAQSMGRELAARGSTLLGGDVEFALSQRPANSAEIAAMRKLGQVSATVGMPATAVIGAGPKQQTVPVELKSIDAAYPLYGALTLSDGRNVRAPGPDRVWIAQALAERIGGRIGQTIRFGTTDFRVAGVIADEPDRLGEGFTLGPVAIVSTDGMARTGLIQPGSLYKTKYRIRLSASADPAAAVTAFRRAFPAGGWDAKTRDKASPGAARFIERMGQFLLLVGLSALVIAGIGIANGVSSYLAARRSSIAALKTLGATSALITRIYLLQIGAVALAGIAAGLIVGAVSVPAIVWAAGDILPVTPGFRVEIAPLALAAAYGMLIALAFTARPLSEAGSTPAAGLLRGTFGSRPIPRRSWIGVGAAGAAVVALALVTADQPMLTAWFLAAIAGVLLLLAAFGRGVQALATRLPRPRRPLARLALAALHRPGARTSTLVVALGLGLTLFVLLAAIRTSIDANIARTVPARAPALFALDIPSTREAEFRQTVARVVPTATIKAIPAMRGSIIGYGGTRVADLKTIPDEAWALRGERGLTYAETLPEGSTITAGVWWPKDYAGPPLVSMDQRLADALHLKIGDRLDYSLLGVERSARIASFRRIDWETMGFNYVLVFSPNAIRDAPHNLAATIDLPPGKEGLVTRALLPGFPSVSVIEVGGVLAQIRTIVAGMAAAITAAASVAILAGIAVLVGAIAAAREVRIYDSVILKTLGATRMQILIVQLLEYALLSAILAAVALVLGLSGAWYVVVRLFDFVWLPDPVAIGLTLLAGIGVTMGLGLAGGWPVLAARPARALRQL, from the coding sequence TTGAGCGACGGAGTGGCGACAGGCTGGGCGCTGGCCTGGCGCCTCGCGCGGCGCGAACTGGATCTGCGCTTCCGGGGCCTGCGCCTGCTGCTCGTCTGCCTGTTCCTCGGCGTCGGCGCGCTGGCCGCGATCGGTAGCCTCGCGCAGAGCATGGGGCGTGAACTGGCCGCGCGCGGCAGCACGCTTCTGGGCGGCGACGTGGAGTTCGCGCTCTCGCAGCGCCCCGCCAACTCCGCCGAGATCGCCGCCATGCGGAAGCTCGGGCAGGTGTCCGCGACGGTGGGGATGCCCGCGACGGCAGTGATCGGCGCCGGGCCGAAGCAGCAGACCGTGCCGGTCGAGCTGAAGAGCATCGACGCCGCCTATCCGCTCTATGGCGCACTGACGCTGAGCGATGGCCGCAACGTGCGCGCGCCCGGACCCGATCGGGTGTGGATCGCACAGGCCCTGGCGGAGCGAATCGGCGGCCGGATCGGACAGACGATCCGCTTCGGCACCACCGACTTCCGCGTGGCGGGCGTGATCGCGGACGAGCCGGACCGGCTGGGCGAAGGCTTCACGCTGGGGCCGGTCGCGATCGTCTCCACGGACGGGATGGCGCGCACGGGGCTGATCCAGCCGGGCAGCCTCTACAAGACCAAATATCGGATCCGCCTGTCCGCCTCGGCCGATCCCGCCGCCGCCGTCACCGCCTTCCGCCGCGCCTTTCCGGCGGGCGGCTGGGACGCGAAGACGCGCGACAAGGCCTCGCCGGGCGCCGCGCGCTTCATCGAGCGGATGGGGCAGTTCCTGCTGCTGGTCGGCCTCTCCGCGCTCGTCATCGCCGGGATCGGCATCGCCAACGGCGTCTCCTCCTATCTCGCGGCCCGACGCAGCAGCATCGCCGCGCTGAAGACGCTCGGCGCCACCTCCGCGCTGATCACGCGCATCTATCTGCTCCAGATCGGAGCCGTCGCCTTGGCCGGGATCGCGGCGGGTCTGATCGTGGGCGCCGTCTCCGTGCCCGCGATCGTGTGGGCGGCGGGCGACATCTTGCCGGTGACGCCGGGCTTCCGCGTCGAGATCGCGCCTTTGGCGCTGGCCGCCGCTTACGGGATGCTGATCGCGCTCGCCTTCACCGCGCGGCCGCTGAGCGAGGCGGGCAGTACGCCGGCCGCGGGATTGCTGCGCGGCACGTTCGGATCGCGCCCGATTCCCCGGCGCAGCTGGATCGGTGTTGGGGCGGCGGGCGCCGCCGTGGTCGCGCTGGCGCTGGTGACGGCGGACCAGCCGATGCTGACCGCCTGGTTCCTCGCCGCGATCGCGGGCGTGCTGCTTCTCCTCGCCGCGTTCGGGCGGGGCGTGCAGGCGCTGGCGACCCGCCTGCCGCGTCCGCGCCGTCCGCTCGCGCGCCTTGCGCTGGCCGCGCTGCACCGGCCGGGCGCTCGCACCAGCACGCTCGTCGTGGCGCTGGGGCTGGGCCTCACCCTGTTCGTGCTGCTTGCCGCGATCCGCACCAGCATCGATGCCAATATCGCGCGCACCGTGCCCGCGCGCGCGCCGGCTTTGTTCGCGCTCGACATCCCCTCCACCCGCGAAGCCGAGTTCCGCCAGACGGTCGCCCGCGTCGTGCCCACCGCCACGATCAAAGCGATCCCGGCGATGCGCGGCTCGATCATCGGCTATGGCGGCACGCGCGTCGCCGACCTGAAAACGATCCCCGACGAGGCCTGGGCGCTGCGCGGCGAACGCGGCCTCACTTATGCCGAGACCCTGCCCGAAGGCAGCACGATCACGGCGGGCGTATGGTGGCCGAAGGACTATGCGGGACCACCGCTCGTCTCGATGGACCAGAGGCTGGCCGACGCGCTCCACCTGAAGATCGGCGACCGGCTGGATTACAGCCTGCTGGGCGTGGAGCGCAGCGCGCGCATCGCCTCGTTCCGGCGGATCGACTGGGAGACGATGGGCTTCAATTACGTCCTCGTCTTCTCGCCCAATGCGATCCGCGACGCGCCCCACAATCTGGCCGCGACGATCGATCTGCCGCCGGGCAAGGAGGGCCTCGTCACGCGCGCTTTGCTGCCGGGCTTCCCTTCCGTCTCGGTGATCGAGGTGGGCGGCGTGCTGGCGCAGATCCGCACGATCGTGGCGGGGATGGCGGCGGCGATCACGGCGGCGGCATCGGTCGCGATCCTGGCGGGCATCGCCGTGCTGGTCGGCGCGATCGCCGCCGCGCGCGAAGTACGGATCTACGACAGCGTGATCCTGAAGACGCTGGGCGCCACGCGCATGCAGATATTGATCGTGCAGCTGCTGGAATATGCGTTGCTGAGCGCGATCCTCGCGGCGGTGGCGCTGGTGCTGGGGTTGAGCGGCGCCTGGTATGTGGTGGTGCGGCTGTTCGATTTCGTGTGGCTGCCCGATCCGGTCGCGATCGGGCTCACGCTGCTGGCGGGCATCGGGGTGACGATGGGGCTGGGGCTGGCCGGTGGATGGCCGGTGCTGGCGGCGCGCCCGGCACGGGCGCTGCGGCAGCTTTAG
- a CDS encoding ABC transporter ATP-binding protein codes for MQTDPDMVIAARDIRLSLGAVAAQTQILKGIDLSVTRETSVALLGPSGSGKSSLMAVLSGLERASGGQVIVDGLDFSALDEDALARARRGRIGIVLQAFHLLPTMTALENVAVPMELAGHADAFARAEAELVAVGLGHRLDHYPSQLSGGEQQRVAIARALGPRPALVFADEPTGNLDAATGEAIMDLMFARQAAARATLIVITHDAKLAERCDRIITLADGRIVEDRLR; via the coding sequence ATGCAGACTGACCCCGATATGGTCATCGCCGCGCGCGATATAAGATTGTCGCTCGGCGCTGTCGCCGCGCAGACCCAGATTCTGAAGGGCATCGACCTGTCCGTGACGCGTGAGACGAGCGTGGCGTTGCTCGGCCCCTCGGGCTCGGGCAAATCCTCGCTGATGGCGGTGCTGTCCGGGCTGGAGCGCGCGAGCGGCGGGCAGGTGATCGTCGACGGGCTCGATTTCAGCGCGCTGGACGAGGATGCGCTGGCCCGCGCGCGGCGCGGGCGGATCGGCATCGTGCTGCAGGCCTTCCATCTGCTGCCGACGATGACGGCGCTGGAAAATGTCGCGGTGCCGATGGAACTGGCGGGCCATGCCGACGCCTTCGCGCGCGCCGAGGCGGAGCTGGTCGCGGTCGGGCTCGGCCACAGGCTGGATCATTATCCGTCGCAGCTTTCGGGCGGCGAGCAGCAGCGCGTGGCGATCGCGCGCGCGCTCGGCCCCCGCCCCGCTCTGGTCTTCGCCGACGAACCGACCGGCAATCTCGATGCGGCGACGGGCGAGGCGATCATGGACCTGATGTTCGCGCGGCAGGCGGCGGCGCGCGCCACCCTGATCGTGATCACGCACGATGCGAAGCTGGCCGAGCGCTGCGACCGGATCATCACGCTGGCGGACGGACGCATCGTCGAGGACCGGCTGCGTTGA
- a CDS encoding cytochrome b/b6 produces MSFPWAKHYEPTNPVMKWVDSRLPLPRLVYNAIGAGYPVPRNLNYFWNFGVLAGLALVVQIVTGVVLAMHYAANADVAFNSVESIMRDVNSGWLLRYAHMNGASMFFIVVYIHIFRGLYYGSYKAPREMVWLLGVVIFLLMMATAFMGYVLPWGQMSFWGAQVITGFFSAIPVVGGPIHTWLLGGFAPDNAALNRFFSLHYLLPFVIAGVIILHIWALHIPGSNNPTGVEVKGPQDTVPFHPYYTAKDGFGVGIFFIVFACLTFFAPNALGHPDNYIPANPLSTPAHIVPEWYFWPFYAILRAFTVNWFWIPAKLWGVIAMFSAIALLFFLPWLDKSPVRSATYRPMYKWAFVVLVLDVLVLGWIGKSPAEEPYVRIGQFAAAYYFAHFLIIVPVINLFEVPKPLPNSITEAVLKGETEDEPAPAGVAH; encoded by the coding sequence ATGAGCTTTCCCTGGGCCAAGCATTACGAGCCGACCAACCCGGTGATGAAGTGGGTGGACAGCCGCCTGCCGCTGCCGCGCCTCGTCTATAACGCGATCGGCGCCGGCTATCCGGTGCCGCGCAACCTCAATTATTTCTGGAATTTCGGCGTGCTGGCGGGCCTCGCGCTCGTCGTGCAGATCGTCACCGGCGTCGTGCTGGCGATGCATTATGCGGCCAATGCGGACGTCGCCTTCAACAGCGTCGAAAGCATCATGCGCGACGTCAATTCGGGCTGGCTGCTGCGCTACGCGCACATGAACGGCGCGAGCATGTTCTTCATCGTCGTCTACATCCACATCTTCCGCGGCCTCTATTACGGATCCTACAAGGCCCCGCGCGAGATGGTGTGGCTGCTGGGCGTCGTCATCTTCCTGCTGATGATGGCCACCGCCTTCATGGGCTACGTTCTTCCCTGGGGGCAGATGAGCTTCTGGGGCGCGCAGGTGATCACCGGCTTCTTCTCGGCGATCCCGGTCGTCGGCGGACCGATCCACACCTGGCTGCTGGGCGGCTTCGCGCCGGACAATGCCGCGCTCAATCGCTTCTTCTCGCTCCACTATCTGCTGCCCTTCGTGATCGCGGGCGTGATCATCCTGCACATCTGGGCGCTGCACATTCCGGGATCGAACAACCCGACCGGCGTGGAGGTGAAGGGGCCGCAGGATACGGTGCCCTTCCATCCCTATTACACGGCCAAGGACGGCTTCGGCGTCGGCATATTCTTCATCGTCTTCGCCTGTCTCACCTTCTTCGCGCCGAACGCGCTGGGCCATCCGGACAATTATATTCCGGCCAATCCGCTCTCGACGCCCGCGCACATCGTGCCCGAATGGTATTTCTGGCCCTTCTACGCGATCCTGCGCGCCTTCACGGTCAACTGGTTCTGGATTCCCGCCAAGCTGTGGGGCGTGATCGCGATGTTCTCGGCGATCGCCCTGCTCTTCTTCCTGCCCTGGCTCGACAAGTCGCCCGTGCGATCGGCCACCTACCGGCCGATGTACAAATGGGCGTTCGTGGTGCTGGTGCTGGACGTGCTGGTGCTGGGCTGGATCGGCAAGAGCCCGGCGGAAGAGCCCTATGTCCGCATCGGGCAGTTCGCCGCCGCTTATTATTTCGCGCACTTCCTGATCATCGTGCCGGTCATCAACCTGTTCGAGGTGCCGAAGCCCCTGCCCAATTCGATCACCGAAGCGGTGCTGAAGGGCGAGACCGAAGACGAACCGGCGCCCGCCGGCGTCGCGCACTGA
- a CDS encoding NAD-dependent epimerase/dehydratase family protein: MTIAFVTGGTGFLGRHLVTRLVTDGWTVRALHRAPADAERLRALGAEPVRGDLGDPASLARAVAGTEVVFHAAALFKMWAPKAAFEQANVDGTRHLLAAAQAAGVARFIQIGASGVVMSAGRSMIGVTEDAPLAFPDWAPYLASKARAEQLVLAADDPAGMRTMMVLPPMIWGADMPMLGETIANIEAGRFAWPGGGASLMSTAHVDNVAHAALLAARRGAGGRAYFVTDGEDRTLREVIGQLLATRGVDAGTRSAPLGVAWFMATVMERVWRTFRLAGEPPLTRQMLRMVGYDFTISDRRAREELGYAPVITWDEGVRAMSAGA, translated from the coding sequence ATGACCATTGCTTTCGTGACCGGCGGAACCGGATTTCTCGGACGCCATCTTGTGACCCGCCTCGTGACGGACGGCTGGACGGTGCGCGCCCTGCACCGCGCGCCGGCCGATGCGGAGCGTCTGCGCGCGCTGGGCGCCGAGCCGGTTCGAGGCGATCTCGGCGATCCGGCTTCGCTCGCGCGTGCGGTCGCCGGGACGGAGGTGGTTTTCCACGCCGCCGCCCTCTTCAAGATGTGGGCGCCAAAGGCGGCGTTCGAACAGGCCAATGTGGACGGCACGCGCCACCTGCTTGCGGCGGCGCAAGCGGCGGGCGTGGCACGCTTCATCCAGATCGGCGCCTCCGGAGTCGTGATGAGCGCGGGGCGGTCCATGATCGGCGTCACCGAGGATGCCCCGCTCGCCTTCCCCGACTGGGCACCCTATCTCGCCAGCAAGGCACGCGCCGAGCAACTGGTGCTGGCGGCGGACGATCCGGCGGGCATGCGGACGATGATGGTCCTGCCGCCCATGATCTGGGGCGCGGACATGCCGATGCTCGGGGAGACGATCGCCAATATCGAAGCGGGCCGCTTCGCATGGCCGGGCGGTGGCGCGAGCCTGATGTCGACCGCGCATGTCGACAATGTCGCTCATGCCGCGTTGCTGGCGGCCCGGCGTGGGGCGGGCGGGCGGGCCTATTTCGTCACCGACGGCGAGGATCGCACGCTGCGCGAGGTCATCGGGCAACTGCTCGCCACGCGGGGCGTGGATGCCGGCACCAGATCGGCGCCGCTCGGCGTCGCCTGGTTCATGGCGACCGTGATGGAAAGGGTGTGGCGGACCTTCCGCCTCGCGGGCGAGCCGCCGCTGACGCGCCAGATGCTGCGGATGGTCGGCTATGATTTCACGATCTCGGATCGGCGCGCGCGCGAGGAACTCGGCTACGCGCCGGTCATCACGTGGGACGAGGGCGTGCGCGCAATGTCCGCCGGGGCGTGA
- a CDS encoding GntR family transcriptional regulator: MQHLIRLDHDTTRPLYLQLEEQLTELITSGQVPGGTRLPPERQLAEYLGVSRSTVQQSYTLLRERRMIVGQGRQGSIVPEEAVRLKPGMDRLRGFTQEMAELGRVPSTRVLEHRIVTDRSVASLFGLPSTARFLYLVRVRLGDDVPLSRETAWYSLDAAPFLAEADLAGSIYGQLAAEGLIPAHCDQTIEATPPTPSEIEIFGFEDTTPCLLIKRRTYLRDGPMVEYVEGVFRGDTYIYRLRLDS; the protein is encoded by the coding sequence GTGCAGCATCTGATCCGCCTCGACCATGATACGACGCGCCCGCTCTATCTCCAGCTGGAAGAGCAGCTGACCGAGTTGATCACCTCGGGTCAGGTGCCCGGCGGCACGCGCCTGCCGCCCGAACGGCAGCTGGCCGAATATCTCGGCGTGAGCCGCTCCACCGTGCAGCAGAGCTATACGCTGCTGCGCGAGCGGCGGATGATCGTGGGGCAGGGGCGGCAGGGCTCGATCGTGCCGGAGGAGGCCGTGCGGCTGAAGCCCGGCATGGATCGCCTGCGCGGCTTCACGCAGGAGATGGCGGAGCTGGGCCGCGTGCCCTCCACGCGCGTGCTGGAGCATCGCATCGTCACCGATCGGTCGGTCGCGTCGCTGTTCGGCCTGCCGTCGACCGCGCGCTTCCTCTATCTCGTCCGCGTGCGGCTGGGGGATGATGTCCCGCTCTCGCGCGAGACGGCGTGGTACAGTCTCGATGCGGCGCCCTTCCTGGCGGAGGCCGATCTGGCGGGATCGATCTACGGCCAGCTCGCGGCCGAAGGGCTGATCCCCGCACATTGCGACCAGACGATCGAGGCCACTCCGCCCACGCCCTCCGAGATCGAGATTTTCGGCTTCGAGGACACGACCCCCTGCCTGCTCATCAAGCGGCGCACCTATCTGCGCGACGGGCCGATGGTGGAATATGTGGAAGGCGTGTTCCGGGGCGACACCTATATCTACCGGCTGCGGCTGGACAGCTGA
- a CDS encoding cytochrome c1 gives MVRVIGFFAGLAFVSALLIAFVMPREKAEPTAAHEFHLEPKEIHFSFDNPVWGKYDRQQLQRGFQVYKEVCSACHSMKLVAFRDLEEIGFTKPEVKAIAKQWQTEVPTINDKTGEPTTRKALPSDYFPSPFANETAARAGNNNALPPDLSDIAKSREGGAHYIHSILTGYVDQAGFKNEKGQELLKEFPDAKTPESLHFNPYFANLNIAMPPPLAAEGQVSYADGTKPTIDQMATDVSAFLMWAAEPKLENRHRTGIAVVIFLLIATALAFGSYKSIWAGKKH, from the coding sequence ATCGTCCGCGTCATCGGTTTCTTCGCCGGCCTCGCCTTCGTCTCGGCGCTGCTGATCGCCTTCGTCATGCCCCGCGAGAAAGCGGAGCCCACGGCGGCGCACGAATTCCATCTGGAGCCGAAGGAGATCCACTTCTCCTTCGATAATCCGGTGTGGGGCAAATATGATCGCCAGCAGCTCCAGCGCGGCTTCCAGGTGTACAAGGAGGTCTGCTCGGCCTGCCATTCCATGAAGCTGGTGGCGTTCCGCGATCTGGAGGAGATCGGCTTCACCAAGCCCGAGGTGAAGGCGATCGCCAAGCAGTGGCAGACCGAGGTACCGACGATCAACGACAAGACCGGCGAGCCGACGACGCGCAAGGCGCTGCCGAGCGACTATTTCCCCTCGCCCTTCGCCAACGAGACGGCGGCGCGCGCGGGCAACAACAATGCGCTGCCGCCGGACCTGTCCGACATCGCCAAATCGCGCGAGGGCGGCGCGCATTACATCCACTCGATCCTGACCGGCTATGTCGATCAGGCCGGCTTCAAGAACGAGAAGGGTCAGGAGCTTCTGAAGGAGTTCCCCGACGCCAAGACACCGGAGTCGCTGCACTTCAATCCCTATTTCGCGAACCTCAACATCGCGATGCCGCCGCCGCTCGCCGCCGAGGGTCAGGTGAGCTACGCGGATGGCACCAAGCCGACGATCGACCAAATGGCGACCGACGTCTCGGCCTTCCTGATGTGGGCGGCCGAACCCAAGCTGGAGAACCGCCACCGTACCGGCATCGCGGTGGTGATCTTCCTGCTGATCGCGACGGCGCTGGCGTTCGGATCGTACAAGAGCATCTGGGCCGGCAAGAAGCATTGA
- a CDS encoding arylesterase, giving the protein MRRFAAFCAFGQIMLLAGCGKGAEAPPIENSANPAAPAVPAEVARPAGPERLVLAFGDSLYAGYGLDRGQDLPHAIEGRLRKAGINATIVNAGVSGDTSAAGRQRLAFALDNLPRKPDLVMLGLGGNDVLRQITPAETRANMTAMMEELAKRRIPVVLTGMMAPPNLGPDYVAPFDAIWPDLAKHYHAGLYPFILDGVIGKADLMQADGHHPNMRGVAVVADHLAPVVETALPPAR; this is encoded by the coding sequence ATGCGCCGGTTCGCGGCGTTCTGTGCATTCGGGCAGATCATGCTGCTGGCGGGCTGCGGCAAGGGGGCGGAGGCCCCGCCGATCGAAAATAGCGCGAATCCCGCCGCGCCGGCCGTTCCGGCGGAGGTGGCGCGCCCGGCCGGGCCGGAGCGTCTGGTCCTCGCCTTCGGTGACAGCCTCTATGCGGGCTATGGCCTCGATCGCGGTCAGGATCTGCCCCACGCGATCGAAGGCCGCCTGCGCAAGGCCGGGATCAACGCCACGATCGTGAATGCCGGCGTCTCGGGCGACACCAGCGCGGCGGGGCGCCAGCGCCTGGCCTTCGCGCTCGACAATCTGCCCCGCAAGCCGGATCTCGTGATGCTCGGCCTTGGCGGCAATGACGTGCTGCGCCAGATCACGCCCGCCGAGACGCGCGCGAACATGACGGCGATGATGGAGGAACTGGCGAAGCGCCGGATCCCGGTCGTGCTGACGGGCATGATGGCGCCCCCCAATCTCGGCCCCGATTATGTCGCGCCCTTCGATGCGATCTGGCCCGATCTGGCCAAGCATTATCATGCGGGCCTCTATCCGTTCATCCTGGATGGCGTGATCGGCAAGGCCGATCTGATGCAGGCCGATGGCCATCACCCCAATATGCGGGGCGTGGCGGTGGTGGCGGATCATCTGGCGCCGGTGGTGGAGACGGCGCTGCCGCCCGCCCGCTGA
- a CDS encoding TetR/AcrR family transcriptional regulator: MSSTSSPLSSAAILQAATALVQRYGEAKTNMVDIGRALGVSHAALYRFYPSKSAVMDAIAQQAMDDEAAMAAAYVDADGAAGTRLEAMILDLHHRKRARFAGDREIHDLYRRLLIERQDMIAAYAARMTALIAQIIGQGVARGEWRVDDAATAAGVVRDTVTVYVHPLFVAQAVEAALPVEAQLRATLATLIRAFEAGVRYDR; this comes from the coding sequence GTGTCATCGACCTCATCCCCCCTCTCGTCCGCAGCGATCCTCCAGGCCGCGACCGCGCTGGTGCAGCGTTATGGCGAGGCCAAGACCAACATGGTCGATATCGGCCGCGCACTGGGCGTGAGCCATGCGGCTTTGTATCGCTTCTATCCGTCCAAGAGCGCGGTGATGGACGCGATCGCGCAGCAGGCGATGGACGATGAGGCCGCCATGGCCGCCGCTTATGTCGATGCGGACGGAGCGGCGGGCACACGGCTCGAGGCGATGATCCTCGATCTCCACCATCGCAAGCGGGCGCGCTTCGCCGGGGATCGCGAGATCCACGATCTCTATCGCCGCCTGCTGATCGAACGACAGGACATGATCGCCGCTTATGCCGCGCGCATGACGGCGCTGATCGCGCAGATCATCGGCCAGGGCGTCGCGCGGGGCGAATGGAGGGTGGACGACGCGGCGACGGCGGCCGGCGTCGTCCGGGACACCGTGACGGTCTATGTCCACCCGCTGTTCGTGGCGCAGGCGGTGGAGGCGGCCTTACCCGTCGAGGCGCAGTTGCGCGCGACGCTGGCGACGTTGATCCGGGCGTTCGAGGCGGGCGTCCGCTACGACCGATAG
- a CDS encoding ribokinase gives MNSDGPVFVLGSFVAALSMKVAHLPAAGESLRGEALLLEAGGKGLNVAIALRRLGLAVDGLIAIGSDHFAAMAQEALARADLPEGMLVGFPGPSGTGVGLIDAHGENMIAVFPGANGLLSAREVAGAEARIGRSRAVVAQYEIGDAPIAVTFATARTWGVRTVLNPSPYRPIAAEILAATDVLVLNETEAKCLLAELAGRRGVSSGQVPAALAEALAGSGVESLVVTLGCEGAVLRQRDGRTLHQAAFAVEAKDATGCGDAFLAGLVAALSSGDDWAGALRFASACGAITCSRIGVIDALPTRPQVVTMITGERPSERIPSPQGA, from the coding sequence ATGAACAGCGATGGCCCCGTCTTTGTGCTCGGCAGCTTCGTCGCCGCGCTTTCGATGAAAGTGGCACATCTGCCCGCGGCTGGCGAATCCCTGCGCGGGGAGGCGCTGTTGCTGGAGGCGGGCGGCAAGGGATTGAACGTGGCGATCGCGCTGCGCCGGCTGGGGCTCGCGGTGGACGGGCTGATCGCGATCGGCAGCGATCATTTCGCGGCGATGGCCCAGGAGGCTCTGGCACGCGCCGACCTGCCCGAAGGCATGCTCGTCGGCTTTCCGGGGCCGAGCGGCACGGGCGTCGGCCTGATCGATGCGCACGGCGAGAATATGATCGCGGTGTTTCCGGGTGCGAACGGGCTGCTGTCGGCGCGCGAAGTGGCGGGGGCCGAGGCGCGGATCGGACGGAGCCGGGCGGTGGTCGCCCAATATGAAATCGGCGATGCACCGATCGCCGTCACTTTCGCCACCGCGCGGACGTGGGGCGTGCGGACGGTGCTGAACCCTTCGCCCTATCGGCCGATCGCGGCGGAGATCCTCGCGGCGACGGACGTGCTGGTCCTCAACGAGACCGAAGCCAAGTGCCTGCTCGCGGAGCTAGCCGGCAGGCGCGGCGTCTCCTCCGGACAGGTGCCTGCCGCATTGGCGGAGGCGTTGGCGGGCTCGGGCGTGGAAAGCCTTGTCGTCACGCTCGGCTGCGAAGGCGCGGTGCTGCGACAACGCGACGGGCGCACGCTCCATCAGGCTGCCTTCGCGGTGGAGGCGAAGGACGCCACCGGCTGCGGCGACGCCTTCCTCGCAGGCCTCGTCGCGGCGCTTTCCAGCGGCGACGACTGGGCCGGTGCGCTCCGCTTCGCCTCGGCCTGCGGCGCGATCACCTGCAGCCGCATCGGCGTGATCGACGCCCTGCCCACGCGCCCGCAAGTCGTCACGATGATCACAGGCGAGCGCCCGTCCGAACGGATCCCGTCTCCCCAAGGGGCGTGA